The genome window GGCGTACGAACCGGACAACTTTCAAACAACTACGCCTACGACGGCAACGGCAACCTCATACGCGATAACTCAAAAAACATTTCAAACATTGAATATGACTGGAGAAACTTGCCCACGACGATTACATTCTCAACCACACCTGCCTCGCAATTGACTTATAGATATAACGCCGATGGCGCGAGAATAGAAAAAGCGTTCACGGTTGGGGGGAATACCACAAGAACGGAGTATGAGTATGGCGCAGGCGGAAATCTCATTGCGGTTTACGAAAACCTTGCAACTTCCCCGACTTTTTATTACAATGAAGTTGGGTATTTGAGAAGATCGGATAATGTTCGGTTCTATTATTTGAAAGACCAACTCGGTAACAACCGCGCGACCTTTTCCGACTCCGCAGGCATTACTTTTACCGAATTCAATGACTTCTTCGCCTACGGCGCGCCGCGGCAAAGCTGGTTCAGAAGCGGCGATGGTCGGTGGAAGTTCTTAGGATTAGAATTGGATAATGAAACCGGCTCAACTCATACCAATGCAAGAGAATTATTCAATTTTGAGGGCGTGTTTAATCGACCCGATAGATTTGACTATAAATATCCACACTTAAGCCCCTACATATATGGCGCACAAAATCCATTTAAATTTTCTGATACATCTGGAGATAGCTTAATTAAAGTATTAATTGACGATAAATCGGGATTTATACACGGCAAAACGGAAGTTGTAATTGATCATACAATTTTAGAAGATTTTACAAATTTACTAAATTTGGCCGTTCAAACAGAAACGCACATCCATATTAATGATTCATTTAGGTCAAACGAAGATCAAGAAAATGTAAAACCTACCGGAAAGGTTAAAAAAGCAGTAGTGGGTAATAGCACTCATAATGCGGGAATTGCTATTGATTTTAATGTGTATATTGATAATAAAGTTGAAAATGGGAAATTACAAGGAAATGATGGTTTAACAGATGATAATAAGTTTATAAAAGGAGCTAAAGAACAAGGCTGGAGATGGGGAGGTGACTTTAAGGATAATTATGACCCTGTACATGTTGATAAAAAGGATGTAAGTACTGAAGGGTTAAAAGCCTTTAAAGATATGGTTACCCAAAATCAAAAACAAAATAAAGTAGGAATAAGTACTACAATAAAAAAAGAAATTAATAAAAAGGAAAAAAAATGATTATTTACATGAGTTTTTTGGTGATATTTATACAAAATGATAGTTGTATTATTTCACAATTACGTGAGCCTAAATTGATTGAAGTTAGAAATTCAACTTTTTTTTATGAAAATAATAGAAATTATTATAAACTGAACTCTGATTCTATAGATTTTTATACTGGAAATTATTATGAATTATATACCATTGGAGAGTACAAGATTCTTTCTAAATATTTTTATTCCGAAAGCGGTGATTTTTTTAGATATATAAATTTTATTTATAAAAATGGAAGACTTAAATATATCAGGTTTTTGGCGAGTTTTTTTAATAGTAATTGTACAAAGATCCTTAGAAAAAACGAAATTTATAAAGTTAATAATAATGAGATTAAAAGAATTTACTTGAGATTTTATGATGAAAAATATAAAATGGTCGGAAATACAAAGAATTGTGATAACATTATTAATTTTAGCGAGAATTTCGAGGAATATTTATATTTTCCAAATTTACTTATTGAAGAAAGATAAATTTGACTAAGTTAATTTCCAAAGTAATCGGGTTGTCATTAACCAGAGTGGTGCGGTAACGGAGCGGACGGATTACTTTGCCTACGGCGCAATCCGCGAAACCGCCCAATCCGCCGGCGATGGCCGCTTCAAGTTCCTTGATAAAGAGCAGGACGAAGAAACCGGCACCACGCACCTCGACGCCCGCGAATACGACGATTTCGCTGCCCTTTTTTGGCAAGTTGATCCGCTTGCGGAATCGGACGGCCTCAGTTCCTTTAGCCCGTATCATTATGGGTATAATAATCCCTATAAGTTTAAGGATCCGAGTGGGAAGAATCCTGAAAATGATGAAAAGAATAAAAATGCTGTTGGACAAGTTCTTCAATTTTTAGGCGATGTTGGAAATTTATTTTCCGGCAAAAAGGAAGGTCAAGAACAAAATCAAACAAATAGTGA of Chloroherpetonaceae bacterium contains these proteins:
- a CDS encoding M15 family metallopeptidase, producing the protein MRSGNHTALIDNLTYNYVNGRNQLTHITDAATGSNSNEGVRTGQLSNNYAYDGNGNLIRDNSKNISNIEYDWRNLPTTITFSTTPASQLTYRYNADGARIEKAFTVGGNTTRTEYEYGAGGNLIAVYENLATSPTFYYNEVGYLRRSDNVRFYYLKDQLGNNRATFSDSAGITFTEFNDFFAYGAPRQSWFRSGDGRWKFLGLELDNETGSTHTNARELFNFEGVFNRPDRFDYKYPHLSPYIYGAQNPFKFSDTSGDSLIKVLIDDKSGFIHGKTEVVIDHTILEDFTNLLNLAVQTETHIHINDSFRSNEDQENVKPTGKVKKAVVGNSTHNAGIAIDFNVYIDNKVENGKLQGNDGLTDDNKFIKGAKEQGWRWGGDFKDNYDPVHVDKKDVSTEGLKAFKDMVTQNQKQNKVGISTTIKKEINKKEKK